TGGGCCACATGGTTTGTCTgaggtgtaaaaaaaaaaatatgcacTGCAGGTAATTCCATTTAAATACATTAATTACTAGTCCTCTACTAATTTGCATGCTTAGATTtaccttcttctctttctccagaaCATTCTCTGCTTTCTCAGGTGTGGTCTCCGAGGCCAGGCCCAGCCTTCTCCTTTTGGCTGCGGAGAGCgagacaaaaaaatatatacttacACACACCAGACTCAAGAGTGGTGTCGTCTACCCACACAGTAGACCTTCAACACCCCCCCAAATGTTTAAAAGATATGGGTCTGACCAGTATCATTGTCTGTGGTGAAGCTGATGGTGGGCTCTGAAGGTTGGACTGGCACAATTGGCGACTCAATGCACCTCATCTGAAAATCAAACAGTCAGGTCATCAGGGTGTAGACAGTTGTTGTCTATAAAATGTGTCAGCGTTCTAGGTTTTAAACATTTTTGAAACTTACTTGTGACATGGGTGGTCTGTTCATGGTCTTGCGAGCACGGTGGACCTTGGTTGGCGGAGCAGAGacgagaggtggagaggatgaaggaggtaGTAGGAGAGCTTTACTACTGCCCGGACCAGAAACACTCATTTTGGCTCTAAcaagaggggaggatgaggttgaggacaaaggagaggaggagagaagagaggaggctgaggatgacgaagagagagcgagcagagaGGGACAGGTGGATGTCTTGGCTGCTTGACCTGTAAGAGGGGAGATGAGCAAAGACACGTCaaggagagggatgatggatgtaagtgatagagatagagagagagagagagagagagagagagagagagagagagagagagagagagagagagagagagagagagagagagagagagagagagagagagagagagagagagagaagagggacacACAGACCCTATGCAGTTACTCTGCTGTTATCGGTACTCTACCTGTGGCTTCCCTGACAGACGTGCAGGAAGAAGGGGAGGCTAGTCTTTCGCTCTCCTCCACAGCTTTGGTTCCAACCTTGTCCAGCTGCTGCAAAGGCAACAAAGATGCCAACTCGCCCATGGTCCCCGTCTTATCGGTAGATACAGCTGCAGTGTCACCTGCATCACcttggagacagacacacagtatgCTTTAATTGTTAATTTAAACGGTCGCCAATAAACTTAACTTCCAACGGCCGTAACGAAATTACAAAGGTTGCAAAGCACTTATCGCAGCCCACAAACCTTTATCCGTTGTGGTTGGACGTTTTACCTCACATTTATTTACAACATCATCGCTCTCTGTCGACTCCTAGTATAAAGGGAATGAACCACAAGTTAGTGTTTTGATATTGCCCGCACGATGCAATTGTAATGCACCAACTCTTGTCAACTAAACGGCTAACTCGCAAAAAACATGAATGCATAGAAATACATTAGCCGAAGTTAGGTGACCTGAACCCAATTGCAAACCCAGAACTAGCCAGCTTCACAATTGTTCAAGCATCCGTTTTGAATGGCTTTAGCTGGTACAAAGAAGGGTTTCCACGCGAGCAAATGGCAAACTACTCTGACCTTAAGTGGTTGTGCATTTCCTACATTCGAGGAAACACGTTGGTAGTTTATTAACAGTGAGCGTAGCTAGATCTCAACTAGAGTTCACGAATGATGATCTTTATACCTTTATCGATTCCTCGGATGCCGACATGTTTTCACTTTGCATTCAGACGTAGTTCACGTAGAGTTGCGTTCATTGCACGCAGGGAAGGAGGTTGCACGTTGTCGACGTGACACGCCCCGCCTGTAACTGCCGTGCCCTGTTAACCGTAGTTGCTGGTCCTGCATCAGTCTCATTCCGCTGAAGTCATAAAAGGAAACGGGGAAATCAAATTAAGAACTGAATCACAGTCAGCCCATAGTAAAATAAGGGAAGTGAAATGTCCTTTCAGACCAAACGTAAACACAGCCAGCTAACTTAGCTCCTAACACATCAACAAGTTATCGAACGAAATTTGTATGTACTGGTAAGTAGATTGAAATGAGCGAGACATctaaaaaatgtataaaaaactGATGAAAGCTAGACAACAGTTATTAACAGTTTAACGCCAGTCAGAAGCATGACAAGAGAACCCCCTTGtgtgttagcttgctagctagcttgctaacgtAGCTGGTTACTGATTCTGCCTAACAATACATGTCTTTTAAACCTAGGTTGTCTAGCCAACCAACTAGCTCTACAGTACATAGACAATGTAATGCTAAGGAACGACTGCTTAGTTTAATCTTAAAATTGGGATACAAGGAAGGCCTAGCATTAGACTGGCACTATATTTCAAAACAATAAAGCAAGTCCTTTTGGGAAATTACAAGGAAACATATAGCCTAGAAATGTTTTCAGTTGTTTCATATGTTAAGTGATTCTTCTACAAAGTAGGTTGCCATTATTTGATTTGAGTTGTTTCGCTAAAACTTTGCTGTCACCCCCTttctttcatccctccctttctttcttttctttccctccctattTTTCTATCTGACCTCTTCCAggattttacacacacacatattctgtcAAGGACTGTGAAGATGGGGATGCTGTGTTTCCGGTTACCCGGTCACGGTGACACCACCCTGAAGCACATGAACTCGCTGAGGTCCAAGCAACACTTCTGTGATATCACCATTGTAGCGAGCGGCAGCCAAACGTTTCGGGGACACAAGGTGGTGCTGGCTGCCTGCTCTCCATTCCTCAGAGATCAGTTCTTGCTCAACCCTTCCTCAAAACTACAGGTACAACACATGGTCTAAAACAAGACTCAATATGTTGCCTTCCTAATACAGTATAGGGAAACATCAACCACTAATAGCATATTCCAGTCATTCTGTAAAGGCTGATTTCATATCTGAGGCAGCTAGACAGGAGTACACAGTGTTTGGGTTGTTTGGGCTAATCCATCCGATTTCCTGGTAGGGGATGCCAACTTAATACTTTCACTTCTCCACCCAGATGTCCATAAGGTCATAACGGCCCGGGATGGTGCTATAGTTTTTGGctctgttcttatcagtgttACACAGACATAGTTTGAGGCATATTACAGCAGCAAAACATTATGATAGAATATTTGAACACATTTAGTACTGTGACCAACAGACATATTTAGCATACTACTTGACagattccccctccccccccccctctcccaggtatCAGTGCTTCACAGTTCCAGTGTGCTATGGGACCTGCTCCTGTCCTGTTACACTGGGGTGCTGCAGTTCAGCCACAAGGAGATCGTGAACTACCTGACGGCCGCTAGCTACCTGCAGATGGAGCACGTTGTGGAGAGATGTCGAGGAGCCCTGAACAAATACATGCAGCCTAGGAACCCCAGTCCACCCCAGGTGAACTGTATTTTTCAACATGATCATCTTATGGAAGGGTTCACTGGCCTCGTAGGTTGTTTGAAGTCAACAGCTGACTGAATGCAGTTTACTATCCCGATTATGATTGCCTTCAGATGTGGAAATTAAATGAAAAGTATTTAGATTACTGATTATACTGTACCTTTTTGATATGACTATTAATTAAGGGTTCCTATGTGGTCAGGCCATTTCTCAAAATGTTTAAGTGCACCTCATGTTCAAATCTTAACTTGACAGCAGAACTGTGAAAGTACCTAAATATTGAAAAATTATCTTtacatctttctttttttatcctTGCCTCTTTTCAGAGCATAAAAACAGAGGAGGGCTATTCGCTTCCCTCTATGTCACCAGTAGACCATTCCTCTTCTGCACAGTCCCCGGGTGataccactgacacacacacccagacacccaACGATACCTGCGGCTCACTGGATGATTCCCTGATAAAGGTGTGGGCGTGTTCACCTACAAGACTATGCAATGGGTGCATCTGTCTGGCTGGTGCCAGTGCATTGTTTAGCAGTAAACATGATGGTCAAATTTGCACCACTTATTCCCAGTGTCCTGTTCTTTCAGGTGAATATCTTAGACGATGAGGAGTCCAGAGAAGACTATGGAGTCGACCAGGTGTACATTCAGGAGACCGGGCAGGTGATTGTCACCAAAAGAGAGGGTGACGAAGCAGACCCCACGGAGGGGCATGTTTACCTGGGGACGGACAGCATCATGGTGGAGGGTGACAGggcagagggggaaggggaagacGCCGCCTCACAAGCAACAGATCTGTGTATTAGCGGATTCATGAGGGAGGGGCTCAACGCTCTGAGACGCCGTTTGTCTGAGCCTAAAGTGGGTCGGGGGAGGGGTCGGGGGAGGGGGTTTAAGAAGAGGAAATGGAGCTCCTACAACGAGAGGAGGTCTGTAGGGGTTTCCTTTCCAGAAGAGTGGCCCTTTCCTACCGCAGGGGACATCACGGGGCAGGGCTTCGGCCTGGACTTCAGCCAGGAGGCACTGAGGGCGGCCTACCTGGCTGGCGAGCTCCCACAGCTGGACTTCAGGGTCGGGGAGACTCAAGGAGAGGAGGCCACCCCTGGAGATGCTGGTGGTACAGCCCATTATAGCTTGGATGAGGAAGGTCGACTGGAGATGGGGGCCGTACCAACGGACGAAGGGGGTGACGAGTCCGTGGCAGTGGTAGGGTCCACTTCCAGCGGGGCGGGTCCTGTGGCATGTGAGCACTGTGGACTAACGTTCCCCTCGGCCCACTCGCTGGCCGTCCACTCCCGCTCCACCCACCTGCTGTACGTGTGCCCTTGCTGTGGGAAGCACTTCCACCACTCCACCAACCTGGACCGTCACATGAGCGTCCACCGGGGGGCCAAGTCCCACAGCTGCCCGCTGTGCTTCAAGACCTTCACCCAGAAGTCCACGCTGTGCGACCACATGAACCTTCACAGCGGCGAGCGGCCGCACCACTGTGCCTACTGTCACGCTCGCTTCGCCCACAAGCCCGCCCTGCGGCGCCACCTGAAGGAGCAGCACGGGAAGACAACGGGGCAGAACTCTCTCCACGAGCAGGCGGAGAagcagagggagcagggggaaggagggggggggggcggcctcTCAATGAGGCGGAGAGGTCTGGCATGACGacgtgagacagagacaggcagaccagCTAGCCCTtgttggtgtgtggggggggatgaaATGTTTTAAGTGTGATTTTGGAacaggatgagtgtgtgtgtgtgtgtgtgtgtgtgtgtgtgtgtgtcatgaagGGAATACTACTGTTTTATTTTTAGACCCTAGAAACCTCCTTTAGACTCCTAGTATTCACTGGCTTACCAATAACATATTCTGTATTTATTATTAAATGATTTTAAACAATGTGAGTTTCTTGTTATGAACTGAAAAACCCAAGTGCTTATTGTGCACACATCCAATTGTGTCTAGCTGTATTACTTTGCTTGAATATTGTACAAATGCCCAGTGTTACTTAAAAAGAAAGACGGTTGAATGAGATTAaaccatctgctaaatgaataagatGGAAGTGTTAGTATAGACACCATCACATTATTGGCAGACTGCCAAGTGTAATTGACTCTTATGCAAAGCAAGGACCCATCAAACTACTCGACGGAAAAAGGTATTGATGTGATTTATTGACCGTCACAAAACAACTGAGTACAAAAGCAGACCTATTGTTGACCTCGTCCTCATCTATTAGCACACAGAAGAAAAAGCATACAATATGAGACTGACACACAGTGCAGTTCATAGCTAACACAATTGACAACAAAAACTAAAATGCAGaagagaaacaaaaacaaaatgctcTGTTCTTCTCTGGTCCACAGTGTGGTAAGACTCCTCTGGTTCACAAGAAATCTTCACTGTAGACAACTTGATTCCTCTTGTCCCTGTACGAGCCTTTGGCGCTGTTCTGAACAgctgggagaaggagaaaacaCAAGATATATTGACAATTAGCACACAGATCAGTTGCCATATTAAGGGAAGGATTTCCATTTTTGCTGGGTAATTTAACAACCTTATGGTGTATGACCTAGTGATACTTACCCAGCGAGGCCCAGACAGATTTGCCAGTAGCTGCATCCAGCATTGGTTGCTTTCTGGCAATACTGACTTTAATAGGGATCTCTCCTACTGTACTTCCATTCAGctaagagacaggagagacagcagcACATCCAGGTCAGATGAATACCGTGTGGGACACAGTGATGTCAGGATCCTAAACCAGCCGACAGTGCCTCACCTCAGCAACCACCTGATCCGCTGACTCCATCTTCTCAAAGGTGATGAACGCGCAACTTAAGGTAAAAGTGAGAAGGGATATGAGTAGAAGAAAAAACGACAACATACAAGTTCAATTCTTGAAAACCGCGTGTTTGCACTGTAATCAAGTATTTTGTCACTGTGCTGTCTTACTTGTGCGGGTTGTCCATGGTGAGGTCTATGATGTTGCCATGCAGTGAGAAGGCGGAGCGCAGGCTGTCCTCCACCAGGCCAGAGCCATACACGTACACCGTgttccccttcctcaccccccgcCGCTCCGGGTACGAGTCCGATCCTGGCACAGGACAATtgaaaggaagaagaagaaagaaaaactgaagtcttaattttattcatttagcagacgcttttatccaaagtggcatacaaatagtgcatgtacTAAGTAGAGCTGATCATCAAGGACAAAACCATGGAAGGAGAGTAAGaaataaatacaatgttttatggCCAGTGATTAAAATCAATTTGTGTATAGGATTACGAATATGACAGTATAAAATATGGGCAGCCAATAAGGGGCGACTACTCACGTCTGAACGgcccgtctctgtctctctcccggtcTCGCTCTCGttccctgctcctgtctctctctctgtcgtgctccctatccctgtcccttcctctgtcgcgatctctctccctgtccctctctctctctctgtctttctctctgtccacctcccGTTCCCGCTCTCTGTCCCGGTCCACGTCCCTGCTGGTGGACATGACACCGGGGTCCTCGTCGTCACGAGAACGTTCCCGCTCCCGCTCGCCTGGGCTGACAAAgctgacacagagggagagatgttagaaggagggatgtttgaCTTCCAAGCAGAGGAAACAGAGAGTAGAAAACATCATGCCGTCAATTATTCATGAGAGCTTTTAGGGTTACCTCTCATACAGAGATTTTCTGCTGGCTCTCTTGCCGGACTAGacggaaaaaaaaaaatatttaaaagagAACAGATTCTGTTATCTTCTCAAAATTGTTTCACGGCCATGTTGAAGTACTACGGAAATTTGAATCCTAACGGAGGATTATATTCAGTTATTAGGGGTTTCCCCTGTAATCTCAGTACCTCAGGTAGCTCTTCATCAATGGAGACGCTCCTTTGGAATGGTAGGAAGGCTGGAATTGGGCCTTTTTCTGGGTCCTTGAGGAAGAACAGATTTTAACCGATAAGTGCTGGTTCATAAGGGAAATACCCGTAAGACAGTTATGTACTATTTATGTTTGTACATAATGTATCCACCTTTAGTTTGATCTCTAGTGTTCTGGAGCGTTTAAAGCCAGAGTTTTTGTTTTCTGACTTGATTGCACTTATGGCTCCGG
Above is a window of Osmerus mordax isolate fOsmMor3 chromosome 18, fOsmMor3.pri, whole genome shotgun sequence DNA encoding:
- the LOC136962479 gene encoding zinc finger and BTB domain-containing protein 12-like; the encoded protein is MGMLCFRLPGHGDTTLKHMNSLRSKQHFCDITIVASGSQTFRGHKVVLAACSPFLRDQFLLNPSSKLQVSVLHSSSVLWDLLLSCYTGVLQFSHKEIVNYLTAASYLQMEHVVERCRGALNKYMQPRNPSPPQSIKTEEGYSLPSMSPVDHSSSAQSPGDTTDTHTQTPNDTCGSLDDSLIKVNILDDEESREDYGVDQVYIQETGQVIVTKREGDEADPTEGHVYLGTDSIMVEGDRAEGEGEDAASQATDLCISGFMREGLNALRRRLSEPKVGRGRGRGRGFKKRKWSSYNERRSVGVSFPEEWPFPTAGDITGQGFGLDFSQEALRAAYLAGELPQLDFRVGETQGEEATPGDAGGTAHYSLDEEGRLEMGAVPTDEGGDESVAVVGSTSSGAGPVACEHCGLTFPSAHSLAVHSRSTHLLYVCPCCGKHFHHSTNLDRHMSVHRGAKSHSCPLCFKTFTQKSTLCDHMNLHSGERPHHCAYCHARFAHKPALRRHLKEQHGKTTGQNSLHEQAEKQREQGEGGGGGGLSMRRRGLA
- the nelfe gene encoding negative elongation factor E, which gives rise to MVVFPSSLTEEEESLQKKYAKLKKKKKALMALKKQSSTSQTNQSGLKRTLSDQPVVDTATATEQAKMLIKSGAISAIKSENKNSGFKRSRTLEIKLKDPEKGPIPAFLPFQRSVSIDEELPESGKRASRKSLYESFVSPGERERERSRDDEDPGVMSTSRDVDRDREREREVDREKDRERERDRERDRDRGRDRDREHDRERDRSRERERDRERDRDGPFRRSDSYPERRGVRKGNTVYVYGSGLVEDSLRSAFSLHGNIIDLTMDNPHNCAFITFEKMESADQVVAELNGSTVGEIPIKVSIARKQPMLDAATGKSVWASLAVQNSAKGSYRDKRNQVVYSEDFL